A DNA window from Hordeum vulgare subsp. vulgare chromosome 1H, MorexV3_pseudomolecules_assembly, whole genome shotgun sequence contains the following coding sequences:
- the LOC123445998 gene encoding uncharacterized protein LOC123445998 isoform X1 → MKSPSLEPAAAPIPRGGAFGRVRVAHGARGPRRVVGAGLAATAGRLKVLVAALPRPLDRLMRAPEGAVALAREADEAQGCVASAEISSPPAPAVPGGTVRARFVLKERCAFGQSFKLVGDVPALGHWEPANAVALDWSEGHNWTVEKDLPANRSIELKFLLRESSGKFHWQKGPNRILQTGETTKTLVVYEDWGSAKNQKVAEEDTPVEMMDTVVAEDDQGRNGGVSANELQLGDNQEIKESAVAKPIPRGGAFGPGRVAYGMRGPQRVVGAGLAGTAGRLSVLVSALPKPLEQQMPAQEGGVELAPEADAVQGEVASAEIPSPLVPGSTVRVRFVLREQCTFGHSFHLVGDDPALGLWELSNAVALDWSEGHDWTVQKDLPANRLIEFKFLLQDSLGKFRWQNGPNRSLWTGETTKTMVVFEDWDNVKNQKVGEEEDTPVEMMEAGVANDDQGGNGVVSVNELQVGDNQEIKEDESSIGNDENSMDAAIVSVVQEIVKACDADQPELLMDEQEETRDELHDEVDTAPQNGSATAYAGNVYDETTDDDSISSDDGVLVKHGLAGAFEREVLWGWKALQRLVSFKMDT, encoded by the exons ATGAAATCCCCGTCCCTGGAGCCCGCCGCCGCGCCGATCCCCCGGGGCGGGGCTTTCGGGCGGGTCCGGGTCGCCCACGGCGCGCGGGGGCCGCGGCGCGTCGTCGGCGCCGGCCTCGCTGCGACCGCCGGCCGCCTGAAGGTGctcgtcgctgcgctcccgaggcCCCTCGATCGGCTCATGCGCGCGCCGGAGGGCGCCGTGGCACTGGCGCGGGAG GCTGATGAGGCCCAGGGGTGTGTGGCTTCCGCTGAGATTTCGTCACCACCTGCTCCTGCTG TTCCTGGGGGCACAGTGCGTGCCAGATTTGTGCTAAAAGAGCGGTGTGCCTTCGGTCAGAGCTTCAAACTGGTCGGTGACGTCCCGGCGCTCGGCCACTGGGAACCGGCAAACGCGGTCGCTTTGGATTGGTCGGAAGGTCACAATTGGACAGTAGAGAAA GATTTGCCTGCCAACAGGTCGATTGAGCTCAAGTTCTTGCTGCGAGAGTCCTCGGGAAAGTTCCACTGGCAGAAAGGACCTAATAGAAtcctacagacaggtgaaaccacAAAGACTTTGGTGGTCTACGAAGATTGGGGTAGTGCGAAGAATCAGAAAGTAGCAGAGGAGGACACGCCGGTTGAAATGATGGACACAGTTGTTGCCGAGGATGATCAAGGCAGAAATGGTGGTGTTTCGGCAAATGAGCTACAATTGGGTGACAATCAAGAGATCAAAGAGTCAGCTGTGGCCAAGCCAATCCCTCGGGGTGGAGCTTTCGGGCCGGGACGGGTCGCGTACGGCATGCGTGGGCCGCAGCGGGTCGTTGGTGCCGGCCTGGCTGGGACCGCTGGTCGCCTGAGTGTGCTCGTCTCCGCGTTACCAAAGCCCCTTGAGCAGCAAATGCCCGCGCAGGAGGGCGGCGTAGAACTAGCACCGGAG GCTGATGCGGTCCAGGGGGAAGTGGCCTCTGCTGAGATTCCGTCACCACTTG TTCCTGGAAGCACGGTGCGTGTCAGATTTGTGCTAAGAGAGCAGTGCACCTTCGGCCATAGCTTCCACCTGGTCGGTGATGACCCGGCACTCGGCCTCTGGGAACTGTCGAATGCGGTCGCTTTGGATTGGTCCGAAGGCCATGATTGGACAGTACAGAAA GATTTGCCTGCCAACAGGTTGATTGAGTTCAAGTTCTTGCTCCAAGATTCCTTGGGAAAGTTTCGTTGGCAGAATGGGCCTAATAGAAGCCTATGGACAGGTGAAACCACAAAGACGATGGTAGTCTTTGAAGATTGGGATAATGTGAAGAATCAAAAAGTAGGAGAGGAAGAGGACACACCAGTTGAAATGATGGAGGCAGGTGTTGCCAATGATGATCAAGGCGGAAATGGTGTTGTTTCGGTAAATGAGCTACAAGTGGGTGACAACCAAGAGATCAAAGAGGACGAATCAAGTATAGGCAATGATGAAAATTCAATGGATGCTGCTATTGTATCTGTTGTACAGGAAATAGTGAAGGCATGTGACGCTGATCAACCAGAG CTGTTGATGGATGAGCAGGAGGAAACTAGAGACGAGCTTCATGATGAAGTAGACACAGCACCCCAGAATGGCAGTGCCACGGCCTATGCCGGTAATGTTTACGATGAAACGACCGATGATGATAGTATCTCATCCGACGACGGTGTTCTGGTTAAGCATGGGCTGGCGGGAGCTTTTGAGCGCGAGGTTCTTTGGGGTTGGAAGGCCTTGCAGCGGCTTGTCAGCTTCAAAATGGATACATGA
- the LOC123445998 gene encoding uncharacterized protein LOC123445998 isoform X2, translated as MKSPSLEPAAAPIPRGGAFGRVRVAHGARGPRRVVGAGLAATAGRLKVLVAALPRPLDRLMRAPEGAVALAREADEAQGCVASAEISSPPAPAVPGGTVRARFVLKERCAFGQSFKLVGDVPALGHWEPANAVALDWSEGHNWTVEKDLPANRSIELKFLLRESSGKFHWQKGPNRILQTGETTKTLVVYEDWGSAKNQKVAEEDTPVEMMDTVVAEDDQGRNGGVSANELQLGDNQEIKESAVAKPIPRGGAFGPGRVAYGMRGPQRVVGAGLAGTAGRLSVLVSALPKPLEQQMPAQEGGVELAPEADAVQGEVASAEIPSPLVPGSTVRVRFVLREQCTFGHSFHLVGDDPALGLWELSNAVALDWSEGHDWTVQKDLPANRLIEFKFLLQDSLGKFRWQNGPNRSLWTGETTKTMVVFEDWDNVKNQKVGEEEDTPVEMMEAGVANDDQGGNGVVSVNELQVGDNQEIKEDESSIGNDENSMDAAIVSVVQEIVKACDADQPEEETRDELHDEVDTAPQNGSATAYAGNVYDETTDDDSISSDDGVLVKHGLAGAFEREVLWGWKALQRLVSFKMDT; from the exons ATGAAATCCCCGTCCCTGGAGCCCGCCGCCGCGCCGATCCCCCGGGGCGGGGCTTTCGGGCGGGTCCGGGTCGCCCACGGCGCGCGGGGGCCGCGGCGCGTCGTCGGCGCCGGCCTCGCTGCGACCGCCGGCCGCCTGAAGGTGctcgtcgctgcgctcccgaggcCCCTCGATCGGCTCATGCGCGCGCCGGAGGGCGCCGTGGCACTGGCGCGGGAG GCTGATGAGGCCCAGGGGTGTGTGGCTTCCGCTGAGATTTCGTCACCACCTGCTCCTGCTG TTCCTGGGGGCACAGTGCGTGCCAGATTTGTGCTAAAAGAGCGGTGTGCCTTCGGTCAGAGCTTCAAACTGGTCGGTGACGTCCCGGCGCTCGGCCACTGGGAACCGGCAAACGCGGTCGCTTTGGATTGGTCGGAAGGTCACAATTGGACAGTAGAGAAA GATTTGCCTGCCAACAGGTCGATTGAGCTCAAGTTCTTGCTGCGAGAGTCCTCGGGAAAGTTCCACTGGCAGAAAGGACCTAATAGAAtcctacagacaggtgaaaccacAAAGACTTTGGTGGTCTACGAAGATTGGGGTAGTGCGAAGAATCAGAAAGTAGCAGAGGAGGACACGCCGGTTGAAATGATGGACACAGTTGTTGCCGAGGATGATCAAGGCAGAAATGGTGGTGTTTCGGCAAATGAGCTACAATTGGGTGACAATCAAGAGATCAAAGAGTCAGCTGTGGCCAAGCCAATCCCTCGGGGTGGAGCTTTCGGGCCGGGACGGGTCGCGTACGGCATGCGTGGGCCGCAGCGGGTCGTTGGTGCCGGCCTGGCTGGGACCGCTGGTCGCCTGAGTGTGCTCGTCTCCGCGTTACCAAAGCCCCTTGAGCAGCAAATGCCCGCGCAGGAGGGCGGCGTAGAACTAGCACCGGAG GCTGATGCGGTCCAGGGGGAAGTGGCCTCTGCTGAGATTCCGTCACCACTTG TTCCTGGAAGCACGGTGCGTGTCAGATTTGTGCTAAGAGAGCAGTGCACCTTCGGCCATAGCTTCCACCTGGTCGGTGATGACCCGGCACTCGGCCTCTGGGAACTGTCGAATGCGGTCGCTTTGGATTGGTCCGAAGGCCATGATTGGACAGTACAGAAA GATTTGCCTGCCAACAGGTTGATTGAGTTCAAGTTCTTGCTCCAAGATTCCTTGGGAAAGTTTCGTTGGCAGAATGGGCCTAATAGAAGCCTATGGACAGGTGAAACCACAAAGACGATGGTAGTCTTTGAAGATTGGGATAATGTGAAGAATCAAAAAGTAGGAGAGGAAGAGGACACACCAGTTGAAATGATGGAGGCAGGTGTTGCCAATGATGATCAAGGCGGAAATGGTGTTGTTTCGGTAAATGAGCTACAAGTGGGTGACAACCAAGAGATCAAAGAGGACGAATCAAGTATAGGCAATGATGAAAATTCAATGGATGCTGCTATTGTATCTGTTGTACAGGAAATAGTGAAGGCATGTGACGCTGATCAACCAGAG GAGGAAACTAGAGACGAGCTTCATGATGAAGTAGACACAGCACCCCAGAATGGCAGTGCCACGGCCTATGCCGGTAATGTTTACGATGAAACGACCGATGATGATAGTATCTCATCCGACGACGGTGTTCTGGTTAAGCATGGGCTGGCGGGAGCTTTTGAGCGCGAGGTTCTTTGGGGTTGGAAGGCCTTGCAGCGGCTTGTCAGCTTCAAAATGGATACATGA